The Nitrospirota bacterium genome contains the following window.
CAAAGGCAGTGCCGTGGTCAGGCGATGTCCTGATTATAGGCAGTCCGACGGTTACATTGACCCCTTTTTCAAAGCATAACATCTTAAAAGGTATAAGGCCCTGGTCATGGTACATGCAGACGATAATATCGAATTCTCCTTTATACGCCCTGTAGAAAACAACATCAGGAGGGTAGGGGCCTGAGACAGGAAGGCCCTCCCTCTGTGTTTTTTCTACCGCAGGGATTATTGCCTTTATTTCTTCGTCTCCCAAAAGCCCCTTTTCGCCTGCATGGGGGTTAAGGCCTGCTACTGCAATCCTCGGGTTTTTAATATCAAGCATGTATGCGCCTTTTTTCGCAAGACGGATGGTTTTGATTACCGTGTCCTTATTAATCATCAAAGGTACATTTCTTATGGCTGTGTGTATGGTAGCGAGGATTATCTTCAAAGGGCCCCCAACGAACATCATGGCAAAATCCCTCGTTTTTGTAAGCTCGGCCAGAAGCTCTGTGTGTCCTGGCCAGGGATAGCCTGCCATTTTCAGGGATTCCTTGGATATGGGGGCCGTTACAATTGCATGCACCTTTCCTTTTATCGCAAGTTCAACCGCCTCTTTTATATAACTCACCACAGCCCTTCCTGACTCTGCAGAGGGGATGCCTTTTTTGAATGGCAGGGTAGTTTTTACGTCGATTATTTCTATCTCCCCCAGATGTGCCCTGGGCTTCAAATCCAATGTCATGGATACAGGTACAACCTTAAGGGGAATCCCTGTAATTTTAACAGCCTCTTTGATTGTTGCAATGTCCCCGATAACTACTGGATCGCAGTACTGCCT
Protein-coding sequences here:
- the pdxA gene encoding 4-hydroxythreonine-4-phosphate dehydrogenase PdxA produces the protein MPKIAITMGEPGGIGPEVIVKALYCAEIRQYCDPVVIGDIATIKEAVKITGIPLKVVPVSMTLDLKPRAHLGEIEIIDVKTTLPFKKGIPSAESGRAVVSYIKEAVELAIKGKVHAIVTAPISKESLKMAGYPWPGHTELLAELTKTRDFAMMFVGGPLKIILATIHTAIRNVPLMINKDTVIKTIRLAKKGAYMLDIKNPRIAVAGLNPHAGEKGLLGDEEIKAIIPAVEKTQREGLPVSGPYPPDVVFYRAYKGEFDIIVCMYHDQGLIPFKMLCFEKGVNVTVGLPIIRTSPDHGTAFDIAWKGKANPSSMLEAIKLAATLRL